From the genome of Kaistella daneshvariae, one region includes:
- a CDS encoding ATP-binding protein, translating into MNLVACHEEKIHISGHIQDFGYMLGLDVSTKTITFLSRNISDIFHIEENVLGQTLAQNSGAFAPLLESVVLRNLDFETLKEVDVFLDKIIIHNSSFHLTIYKYQGVIFLELEKVIENFHTRTFVTKKYESISDATTSAEIWEQLLTSIAEAIDYDRLMVYRFLEDGSGKVIAEKLKNNVESYMNLHYPESDIPRQARELYMKKRKRIFSDVYSEPVPILTTLEKPIDLTYSTLRAMSPVHAQYLKNAGAGASFSTSIVVNNKLWGMVTCQNVKPKHIDLVNRIRAEVFTVIAANAYASYKSQQMLNDSLELENQIKDLKYSLDRFDDLETSLFSNMEKMRDFPAADGLAVVVGSNIRTSGFVPSDQNILQIVQYARENPLNNFYSTNDFSSSHEGNMGQVENAAGVMFGFTDDERNELLIWFRREIDTQLLWAGNPSKESSATVLNGDQQYVMSPRKSFETYIENITGKSIPWKNRDIIAAKRVVAAILETTFSQFRKVQELNEELRNLNEELDSFSYTISHDLGTPLTVMKLNAQLLERTHHDHPEVQKRVQSILAEILGMENMMRGVLQLSKAKSVEIELKELETAAIIRKICLDAQLTISETTEVIIGKTPNVLADETMMKQVFLNIIGNAVKYSSKSKKPLVEIHGHEEGDKVIYVIKDNGIGIPAKDQPKMFKIFSRMDNAKSFQGNGVGLSIVYRIMKRLGGDITYKSTATKETVFKVTFQNPRTFNDF; encoded by the coding sequence ATGAATTTAGTCGCTTGCCACGAGGAGAAAATCCATATTTCCGGTCATATTCAGGATTTTGGCTATATGTTAGGGTTAGATGTCTCCACAAAGACCATCACCTTTTTAAGCCGGAATATTTCAGATATTTTTCACATAGAAGAGAACGTGTTGGGTCAAACCTTGGCACAGAATTCTGGTGCTTTTGCGCCGCTGCTGGAATCGGTGGTGCTGCGTAATCTTGATTTTGAAACCTTAAAGGAAGTTGATGTTTTTTTAGATAAAATCATCATCCACAATTCCAGTTTTCACCTCACCATTTATAAATACCAAGGGGTTATATTTCTGGAACTTGAAAAAGTAATTGAGAATTTCCACACGCGCACTTTCGTTACCAAAAAGTACGAGAGCATTAGTGATGCAACAACCTCGGCGGAAATCTGGGAGCAACTGCTTACTTCCATCGCTGAGGCAATTGATTACGACCGCCTGATGGTGTACCGATTTCTGGAAGACGGCAGCGGAAAAGTAATTGCTGAAAAACTCAAGAACAATGTAGAAAGCTACATGAATTTGCACTATCCTGAAAGTGATATTCCGCGGCAGGCACGGGAACTTTACATGAAAAAGCGGAAAAGAATTTTCAGCGATGTCTATTCCGAACCGGTGCCAATTCTCACCACCCTGGAAAAGCCTATAGATTTAACGTATTCCACACTTCGCGCCATGTCGCCTGTGCACGCGCAGTATCTTAAAAATGCCGGCGCGGGCGCCAGTTTCAGCACATCGATTGTTGTCAACAATAAGCTTTGGGGCATGGTAACCTGCCAGAATGTGAAGCCAAAACATATCGATTTGGTCAACAGAATCCGTGCAGAAGTTTTCACTGTGATCGCCGCCAACGCCTATGCATCTTATAAATCCCAGCAGATGCTGAATGACAGCCTGGAACTTGAAAATCAGATTAAAGATTTAAAGTATTCATTGGACAGATTCGATGATCTGGAAACCTCACTTTTCAGCAATATGGAAAAAATGCGGGATTTTCCCGCCGCTGATGGTTTGGCAGTTGTTGTGGGTTCAAATATCCGCACTTCAGGTTTCGTACCGTCCGACCAGAATATTTTGCAGATTGTGCAGTATGCCCGGGAAAATCCTTTAAATAACTTCTATTCTACCAACGATTTCAGCAGTTCGCACGAAGGCAATATGGGGCAGGTGGAAAATGCGGCAGGAGTAATGTTTGGTTTTACCGATGATGAAAGAAATGAGCTTTTAATCTGGTTCCGACGGGAAATTGATACACAATTGCTCTGGGCAGGAAATCCATCTAAAGAAAGCTCAGCAACCGTTCTTAATGGTGATCAGCAATACGTCATGTCTCCACGTAAATCATTTGAGACCTATATTGAAAATATTACAGGCAAATCAATACCGTGGAAAAACCGTGATATCATCGCGGCGAAAAGAGTGGTGGCGGCTATTCTGGAAACTACATTCAGCCAGTTCCGGAAAGTACAGGAACTTAATGAGGAACTTCGGAACCTCAACGAAGAGCTTGACAGTTTTTCATATACCATTTCTCATGATCTTGGCACGCCGCTTACGGTGATGAAACTCAATGCGCAACTGCTAGAACGGACGCATCACGATCATCCGGAAGTTCAAAAGAGAGTTCAAAGTATTTTGGCAGAAATTCTTGGGATGGAAAATATGATGCGCGGTGTACTGCAACTCAGCAAGGCAAAGTCTGTGGAAATCGAGCTTAAGGAGCTGGAAACGGCCGCAATAATCAGAAAAATCTGTTTAGATGCGCAACTTACCATCAGCGAAACCACCGAAGTGATCATCGGGAAAACGCCCAATGTTTTAGCCGATGAAACCATGATGAAGCAGGTTTTTCTCAACATCATCGGTAACGCCGTGAAATATTCCAGTAAAAGTAAAAAACCTTTAGTGGAGATTCACGGTCATGAAGAAGGTGATAAAGTTATATATGTCATCAAAGACAACGGAATCGGTATCCCAGCAAAAGATCAGCCGAAAATGTTTAAGATTTTCAGCCGCATGGATAATGCAAAGTCGTTTCAGGGTAACGGTGTAGGTCTTTCTATCGTATATCGCATCATGAAACGTCTTGGCGGTGACATCACCTATAAAAGTACAGCAACGAAAGAAACCGTTTTCAAAGTTACTTTCCAAAACCCTCGAACGTTTAATGATTTCTGA
- a CDS encoding biliverdin-producing heme oxygenase: MISDKLKTETRHLHDLTEEKFNSSKIFEGTFNLDDYRKLLFYNYEMLNSFENEVFDFIPREAANILHLENRRKLHLAEADLRALGQTLPKVRALEPVNSAAEAWGIFYVMEGSTLGGNMIAKQLSKSAEFADQPFHYFGCYGAHTGSYWKTFKEVLDREISPADEDACLAGAEKVYSFLLNLPD, from the coding sequence ATGATTTCTGATAAACTCAAAACCGAAACACGCCATCTGCACGATCTTACTGAAGAAAAATTCAATTCCTCAAAAATATTTGAAGGCACATTTAATCTGGACGATTACCGGAAATTACTTTTTTACAACTACGAAATGCTGAACTCTTTCGAGAACGAAGTTTTTGATTTTATTCCTCGGGAAGCAGCAAATATTTTACATTTAGAAAATCGCCGTAAACTTCATCTGGCAGAAGCTGACCTGCGTGCCTTGGGGCAAACTTTACCAAAAGTGCGCGCTCTGGAACCTGTAAATAGCGCCGCAGAAGCCTGGGGTATTTTCTATGTCATGGAAGGTTCCACGCTGGGAGGAAACATGATCGCAAAACAGCTTTCAAAATCCGCTGAATTTGCCGATCAGCCATTCCATTATTTCGGTTGTTACGGCGCGCACACCGGTTCGTACTGGAAAACTTTTAAAGAAGTTCTGGACCGTGAAATATCGCCTGCGGATGAAGATGCCTGTCTGGCCGGCGCTGAAAAAGTCTATTCTTTTCTGTTGAATTTACCGGATTAA
- the pafA gene encoding alkaline phosphatase PafA has product MFKNACAIFLAVISTGFSAQKNKTPQLQRPKLVVGLVVDQMRWDYLYRYYEKYQNDGFKKLLADGYSLNNVHINYIPTYTAIGHTTIYTGSVPGIHGIAGNDWFDKTTGKNVYCTSDESVKPVGSESTKAGSHSPKNLWSTTITDELMLATNFQSKVVGVSLKDRASILPAGHNPTGAYWFDDTTGNFITSTYYMQELPKWMKDFNAQKNPDQLVKNGWNTLLPISEYFESSPDNSPWEGLLGSAKTPTFPYSNLAADFQANRDVIRYTPFGNTLTLRAAEAAIKGENLGEDAVTDFLAVNLASTDYAGHKFGPNAIEVEDIYLRLDRDLAEFFKYLDKTVGKNQYTVFLSADHGGAHAQGFMAEHKMATGFYGEDNKEFNEKLKAKFKADKLVAKVTNNQVYLDDQVIAENKLDADEVKQYLIDILNKDKSVLFAVDMKKAGASSIPEPLRSRIVNGYNWQRSGDIQVIYHDSWLPTYSKLGTTHGSWNSYDSHIPLIFMGWGIRSGESNKEYHMTDIAATLSALLRVQYPSGSIGNPITEVLGK; this is encoded by the coding sequence ATGTTTAAAAATGCTTGTGCTATTTTTCTTGCCGTAATTTCTACCGGCTTCTCAGCTCAAAAAAACAAAACTCCGCAACTCCAAAGACCAAAACTTGTCGTCGGCCTTGTGGTAGACCAAATGCGCTGGGATTATCTCTATCGCTATTACGAAAAATACCAGAACGACGGCTTTAAAAAGTTATTAGCCGACGGATATTCACTCAATAATGTGCACATCAATTATATCCCAACCTACACGGCCATCGGACATACCACCATTTATACCGGCTCTGTACCGGGAATTCACGGCATCGCCGGAAATGATTGGTTCGATAAAACCACCGGGAAAAATGTCTATTGTACCAGCGATGAAAGTGTGAAGCCTGTCGGCAGCGAAAGCACAAAAGCCGGCAGCCACTCACCAAAAAACTTGTGGTCCACGACTATTACCGATGAGCTGATGCTAGCGACCAACTTCCAGTCAAAAGTGGTTGGAGTTTCGCTGAAAGACCGCGCTTCAATTTTACCTGCAGGTCACAATCCGACAGGTGCTTACTGGTTTGATGATACCACCGGAAATTTCATCACCAGCACCTATTATATGCAGGAACTTCCAAAATGGATGAAAGATTTCAATGCACAGAAAAATCCGGATCAGTTGGTAAAAAACGGTTGGAATACTTTGCTGCCGATTTCAGAATATTTCGAAAGTTCACCGGACAATTCGCCGTGGGAAGGACTTTTGGGCAGCGCGAAAACCCCAACTTTTCCTTATAGCAATCTCGCTGCTGATTTTCAGGCAAACCGCGACGTCATCCGCTACACCCCTTTTGGAAATACGCTGACTTTAAGAGCTGCAGAAGCCGCCATCAAAGGTGAAAATCTTGGCGAAGACGCCGTCACCGACTTCCTTGCCGTAAACCTGGCTTCCACCGACTACGCCGGACATAAATTTGGTCCAAACGCCATCGAAGTGGAGGATATTTATCTTCGTTTAGACCGCGACCTGGCAGAATTTTTCAAATATTTAGATAAAACCGTCGGTAAAAACCAGTACACGGTTTTCCTTTCAGCAGACCACGGCGGCGCTCACGCACAGGGCTTTATGGCGGAGCATAAAATGGCAACCGGATTTTACGGCGAAGACAACAAAGAATTTAATGAAAAGCTGAAAGCCAAATTTAAAGCCGATAAATTGGTTGCAAAAGTGACCAATAATCAGGTTTACCTGGATGATCAGGTGATCGCGGAGAATAAATTAGATGCGGATGAAGTGAAACAATATCTCATCGATATCTTAAACAAAGACAAATCGGTTTTATTCGCCGTGGATATGAAAAAAGCTGGTGCTTCTTCAATTCCGGAACCTTTAAGATCCAGAATTGTAAATGGCTACAACTGGCAGCGCAGCGGGGATATTCAGGTGATTTACCACGATTCCTGGTTGCCTACCTATTCTAAATTGGGCACAACGCACGGCTCCTGGAACTCCTATGATTCCCACATTCCGCTCATTTTTATGGGTTGGGGAATTAGGTCGGGCGAGAGCAATAAAGAATATCATATGACCGATATCGCCGCAACTTTATCGGCACTATTGCGCGTACAGTATCCGAGCGGAAGCATTGGAAATCCAATTACCGAAGTGCTCGGAAAATAA
- a CDS encoding DNA-formamidopyrimidine glycosylase family protein — MMPEGPSILFLKNKIQRYKGKTVTEASGYGEMDKSRIVNIKLEDIDTYGKNFLFVFKDFFVTVHLGLFGRMLVNKRKKVNASFALHFASDEINFYIAKTKLIEGKPRDHFNYKTDILKPEFDPEFIINELQTNHANETIGDVLMDQTLFAGVGNIIRVEVMYHAKIHPASIVKDIPEKKLVFLLKMVVDYAEEFLNRIKTDDVKEKALIYGKKVCPKDKSELVVIDKMGKVKRKTYICPKCQKLYAEKNPA; from the coding sequence ATGATGCCTGAAGGACCTTCCATACTTTTCTTAAAAAATAAAATCCAGCGCTACAAAGGTAAAACCGTTACCGAAGCTTCCGGCTACGGCGAAATGGATAAATCCCGAATCGTCAACATCAAACTGGAAGATATTGATACTTACGGGAAAAATTTTCTTTTCGTTTTTAAAGATTTCTTCGTAACCGTACATCTCGGTTTGTTTGGACGCATGCTGGTGAATAAGCGCAAAAAAGTAAATGCGAGTTTCGCGCTGCATTTTGCCTCAGATGAAATCAATTTCTACATTGCTAAAACAAAATTAATCGAAGGAAAACCGCGCGATCATTTCAATTATAAAACCGATATTTTAAAACCTGAATTTGATCCGGAATTTATTATTAATGAACTGCAGACCAATCACGCCAACGAAACGATCGGCGATGTGCTGATGGATCAAACTTTATTTGCCGGCGTTGGAAATATAATCCGGGTGGAGGTGATGTATCACGCGAAAATTCATCCCGCAAGCATTGTTAAAGATATTCCGGAAAAAAAGCTCGTTTTCCTGCTGAAAATGGTGGTGGATTATGCGGAAGAATTCTTGAACCGGATTAAAACCGACGATGTCAAAGAAAAAGCACTGATTTACGGCAAGAAAGTCTGCCCGAAAGATAAATCGGAACTTGTGGTGATTGACAAAATGGGAAAAGTAAAACGCAAAACGTACATCTGCCCGAAATGCCAAAAACTGTATGCAGAAAAAAATCCCGCTTAA
- a CDS encoding DUF4136 domain-containing protein, whose product MSKKYILMLLASATLGLTSCSPFQVKSDYAETANFNTYKTYKLRIDDLKLNDIDKDRVLNEVSRQLQTKGLSVSETPDLIVNVKANHKKIQDIQGTRPFGMYGWGGPFGYGFGVNRTWTSNYNQGSLILDLIDARTQKLVWQGVGSGISVDSPKAKQKQIPEIVAEIMANYPPDRSK is encoded by the coding sequence ATGAGCAAAAAATATATCTTAATGCTGTTGGCTTCTGCCACGCTGGGACTTACTTCCTGCAGCCCGTTTCAGGTAAAATCTGACTACGCAGAAACCGCAAACTTCAACACTTATAAAACCTACAAACTGCGCATCGACGATCTAAAACTGAACGACATCGACAAAGACCGCGTGTTGAACGAGGTTTCGCGACAGTTGCAAACCAAAGGTTTAAGCGTTTCTGAAACTCCGGATTTAATTGTGAATGTAAAAGCCAACCACAAGAAAATTCAGGACATCCAGGGAACACGTCCATTCGGAATGTACGGTTGGGGCGGACCTTTCGGTTACGGCTTTGGCGTGAACAGAACCTGGACTTCCAATTACAACCAGGGATCGTTGATTTTGGATTTAATTGATGCCAGAACGCAAAAGTTGGTTTGGCAAGGCGTTGGCAGCGGGATTTCGGTAGATTCGCCGAAAGCGAAACAAAAACAAATTCCGGAAATTGTAGCTGAAATCATGGCGAATTATCCGCCGGACAGAAGCAAATAA
- a CDS encoding phosphatase PAP2 family protein has translation MIDFFKNYYKNSSAKLLLSLFFFAMALFIFAVITDEVLLEKEEKADFLIFDLVRNHLINPGATWYMSAFTDLSSMSLMKIAYPALIIILVLFKDYRRAFFSFVVGSGGLLIIYLMKIFFARPRPPYPLLNPEEGFSFPSGHSTFSFIFYGTLAYFVWLTDLPKIWRYLMMSFLVLLSLMIAFSRIYLRVHYPSDVLGGICLGYSWLFLMIYTFRKWFPIY, from the coding sequence ATGATTGATTTTTTCAAAAATTACTATAAAAACTCCTCTGCGAAACTGTTGCTTTCGCTGTTCTTTTTTGCCATGGCACTCTTTATTTTTGCCGTAATCACGGATGAAGTGCTGCTGGAAAAAGAAGAAAAAGCAGATTTTCTAATTTTCGATTTGGTGCGGAATCACCTCATAAATCCGGGCGCAACGTGGTACATGTCCGCATTTACGGACCTTTCTTCAATGTCGCTGATGAAAATTGCTTATCCCGCGCTTATTATTATTTTAGTTTTGTTTAAAGATTACCGGCGCGCTTTTTTCAGTTTTGTGGTGGGCAGCGGCGGTTTGCTGATCATTTATTTAATGAAGATTTTCTTCGCACGTCCGCGACCGCCATATCCACTTTTGAATCCCGAAGAAGGTTTCAGTTTTCCCAGCGGACACTCCACATTCAGTTTTATTTTTTACGGAACGCTGGCGTATTTTGTGTGGTTAACCGATTTGCCCAAAATCTGGAGATACCTGATGATGAGTTTTCTGGTTTTGCTTTCATTGATGATTGCATTCAGCCGCATTTACTTGCGTGTGCATTACCCGAGTGATGTTTTGGGTGGCATCTGTCTCGGTTATTCCTGGCTTTTTCTGATGATTTATACCTTCCGAAAGTGGTTTCCGATTTACTGA
- a CDS encoding malate dehydrogenase gives MKVTVVGAGAVGASCAEYIAMKNFAAEVVLVDIKEGFAEGKAMDLMQTASLNGFDTKITGTTGDYSKTAGSKVAVITSGIPRKPGMTREELIGINAGIVKDVTENLVKHSPDVIIIVVSNPMDTMAYLVHKTSGLPKNQIIGMGGALDSARFKYRLAEALECPISDVDGMVIAAHSDTGMLPLMSKATRNGVPVTEFLSDEKRAYVEEETKVGGATLTKLLGTSAWYAPGAAVSVMVQAILCDHKKMIPCSLMLDGEYGESDICLGVPAIIGANGVEKIVEISLTDAEKEKFATAAKAVREVNGDLKF, from the coding sequence ATGAAAGTTACCGTAGTAGGAGCAGGAGCAGTAGGCGCAAGTTGCGCAGAGTACATCGCGATGAAAAATTTCGCAGCAGAAGTTGTTCTGGTTGATATTAAGGAAGGTTTTGCCGAAGGTAAAGCCATGGATTTAATGCAAACTGCTTCTCTGAATGGTTTCGATACCAAAATTACCGGTACCACAGGTGATTACAGCAAAACTGCCGGATCTAAAGTTGCCGTAATCACTTCCGGAATCCCAAGAAAACCGGGAATGACGCGTGAAGAACTCATCGGAATCAATGCCGGAATCGTGAAAGATGTGACTGAAAATTTGGTAAAACATTCACCGGACGTCATCATCATCGTGGTTTCTAACCCAATGGATACGATGGCATATTTGGTACACAAAACTTCCGGATTGCCGAAAAATCAAATCATCGGAATGGGTGGCGCGCTGGATTCCGCACGTTTCAAATACCGCTTGGCAGAAGCTTTGGAATGCCCGATTTCTGACGTTGACGGAATGGTAATCGCGGCGCACAGCGACACCGGAATGTTGCCATTGATGAGCAAGGCGACCCGAAACGGCGTTCCTGTAACTGAATTTTTAAGCGACGAAAAACGAGCTTACGTCGAAGAAGAAACCAAAGTTGGTGGTGCTACTTTAACCAAATTATTGGGAACTTCTGCTTGGTACGCGCCAGGTGCAGCGGTTTCTGTAATGGTTCAGGCCATTCTTTGCGACCACAAAAAAATGATTCCATGTTCATTGATGTTAGACGGAGAATATGGCGAAAGCGATATTTGCCTTGGTGTGCCGGCGATTATCGGTGCGAACGGTGTTGAAAAAATCGTAGAAATCTCTTTAACCGATGCTGAAAAAGAAAAATTCGCTACCGCTGCAAAAGCAGTTCGTGAAGTGAATGGTGATTTGAAATTTTAA
- a CDS encoding 1-aminocyclopropane-1-carboxylate deaminase/D-cysteine desulfhydrase, whose translation MKIPSIKIPITEIPLEKNVRLFLKREDLIHPQISGNKYWKLFYNINQYLAKNPENPFLITFGGAFSNHIAAVAALGHQENIKTLGIIRGEELQQKWAENPTLKSAHENGMAFHFVTREEYRNKPHLSQIFSEEFPQALIIPEGGTNENAVSGIQHMLSEQTKSFDYLCTAVGTGGTVAGLSRFAEENQQVLGFKVVDDSSVEDTVFKLSKRNNFKLFEAHDGGYGKISDENIRFINDFKEKYHIQLDPVYTGKMIRHLFNMIASDYFPEGSRILAFHTGGLQGNFGANQLLKKLNRELIKID comes from the coding sequence ATGAAAATTCCTTCCATAAAAATTCCCATCACCGAAATTCCTTTGGAAAAAAATGTCCGGCTTTTTCTGAAAAGAGAAGATCTCATTCATCCGCAAATTTCCGGGAACAAATACTGGAAACTATTCTACAACATCAACCAATATCTTGCGAAAAATCCTGAAAATCCATTTCTAATCACGTTTGGCGGTGCTTTTTCAAATCATATCGCAGCAGTCGCAGCGCTCGGACATCAGGAAAATATAAAAACGCTCGGAATAATCCGTGGTGAAGAACTTCAACAAAAATGGGCGGAAAATCCAACTTTAAAATCAGCACACGAAAACGGCATGGCGTTTCATTTTGTGACGCGTGAAGAATACAGAAATAAGCCGCATTTAAGCCAAATTTTTTCGGAAGAATTTCCGCAAGCTTTAATCATTCCCGAAGGCGGCACGAACGAAAATGCGGTGAGCGGCATTCAGCACATGCTCTCGGAGCAAACAAAAAGTTTTGATTATCTTTGCACCGCAGTCGGAACCGGAGGAACTGTCGCAGGACTTTCGAGGTTTGCAGAGGAAAATCAGCAGGTTTTAGGATTTAAAGTGGTGGACGATTCTTCGGTGGAAGACACCGTTTTTAAGCTTTCAAAACGCAATAATTTTAAACTTTTCGAAGCGCACGATGGCGGTTATGGTAAAATAAGTGATGAAAATATCCGTTTTATCAATGATTTTAAAGAAAAATATCACATCCAACTTGATCCCGTTTACACCGGAAAGATGATACGGCATCTCTTTAATATGATAGCAAGTGATTATTTTCCGGAAGGCAGCAGAATTCTCGCTTTTCATACCGGTGGTCTGCAGGGAAATTTTGGCGCCAACCAACTGCTGAAAAAACTAAACCGCGAATTGATTAAAATTGATTAA
- the cysK gene encoding cysteine synthase A, giving the protein MKLNNILEAIGNTPVVRLSKIFPDHEVWMKLEKQNPGGSIKDRIALAMIEKAERDGKINKGTLIIEPTSGNTGVGLAMVCAVKGYKLVLVMPESMSVERRKLMSSYGAQFVLTPKENGTGGAIAKAAEMAEKIENSWIPQQFENEANPQIHAKTTAQEILKDFPDGFDYLITGVGTGGHITGVTEVLKQKFPNLQSFAVEPKDSAVIGGGSPGPHPIQGIGAGFVPKVLNTEILAGTIEIEKGEAFEFTKRLAREEGILAGISTGSSAAAVSKKLADIPKGSRILTFNYDTGERYWSVDGLFEENEYKG; this is encoded by the coding sequence ATGAAACTGAATAATATATTAGAAGCCATCGGCAATACACCGGTAGTAAGACTGAGCAAAATTTTCCCGGACCACGAAGTCTGGATGAAACTGGAAAAACAAAATCCCGGCGGCAGCATCAAAGACCGTATCGCTTTGGCCATGATTGAAAAAGCGGAAAGAGACGGAAAAATCAATAAAGGCACCCTCATCATCGAACCGACTTCCGGAAATACCGGCGTAGGATTGGCGATGGTTTGCGCGGTAAAAGGCTACAAACTTGTTTTGGTCATGCCGGAAAGCATGAGCGTGGAACGGCGGAAACTGATGAGTTCTTATGGCGCACAGTTTGTGCTGACGCCAAAAGAGAACGGAACCGGCGGCGCTATTGCAAAAGCGGCTGAAATGGCTGAAAAAATTGAAAATTCCTGGATTCCGCAGCAGTTTGAAAATGAAGCAAACCCGCAAATTCACGCGAAAACAACAGCGCAGGAAATTTTAAAAGATTTCCCCGACGGTTTTGATTATCTGATCACCGGCGTGGGAACCGGCGGCCACATCACAGGCGTGACGGAAGTTTTAAAACAAAAATTCCCTAATCTGCAAAGTTTCGCGGTGGAACCTAAAGATTCGGCGGTCATCGGTGGTGGATCTCCCGGTCCGCACCCGATTCAGGGAATAGGCGCCGGTTTTGTGCCGAAAGTTTTAAATACTGAAATTCTCGCCGGAACCATTGAAATTGAAAAAGGAGAAGCTTTTGAATTTACCAAACGACTGGCCCGCGAAGAAGGAATCTTAGCCGGAATTTCCACCGGATCTTCCGCAGCGGCGGTTTCAAAAAAGTTAGCCGACATCCCGAAAGGCTCCAGAATTCTTACCTTTAATTACGATACTGGTGAGCGCTATTGGTCTGTTGACGGGCTTTTCGAAGAGAATGAATATAAAGGCTAA
- a CDS encoding DUF5522 domain-containing protein, which yields MNGKNIKENVDFYYNEQGYKVFTEHYHLKRGYCCKSGCKHCPYGYDKKTDTFKKTVKTEKKP from the coding sequence ATGAACGGCAAAAATATCAAAGAAAACGTAGACTTCTATTATAACGAGCAAGGCTATAAAGTGTTTACCGAGCATTACCACCTGAAACGCGGCTATTGCTGCAAAAGTGGCTGCAAACATTGCCCGTACGGCTATGATAAAAAGACCGACACCTTTAAGAAAACGGTAAAAACCGAAAAAAAGCCCTAA
- the epsC gene encoding serine O-acetyltransferase EpsC has product MGFANQLHHGYNNRKYDIDKKKIERFIDRFFRFIFFLELQRCSEYSEIEARLNAFKAEFNEILFSVTEEKETAETEIFFKSFPKIYRSLENDAKAIFENDPAAQSIEEVMFSYPGFFAIAVYRFAHELYKNKIPLIPRIWTELAHSKTGIDINPGAKIGENFFMDHGTGIVIGETTVIGNNVKIYQGVTLGAHFVAKELANVKRHPTIENGAVIYANATILGGDTVIGENSVIGGNVWITQSVPANSVVFHKGQVTVKNKFPGNEPIIFSI; this is encoded by the coding sequence ATGGGATTTGCCAACCAACTTCACCACGGATACAACAACCGAAAATACGATATCGACAAGAAAAAAATTGAGCGCTTTATCGACCGATTTTTCCGTTTTATCTTTTTTCTGGAACTCCAAAGGTGCTCGGAATACAGTGAAATTGAAGCACGTCTGAACGCTTTTAAAGCTGAATTTAACGAAATTCTTTTTTCAGTAACTGAAGAAAAGGAAACCGCAGAAACTGAAATTTTCTTTAAAAGTTTCCCGAAAATTTACCGCTCGCTGGAAAATGATGCGAAAGCCATTTTTGAAAATGATCCGGCGGCGCAAAGCATTGAAGAAGTAATGTTTTCCTATCCGGGTTTTTTCGCGATTGCCGTTTACCGTTTCGCTCACGAACTTTATAAAAACAAAATTCCTTTAATCCCACGCATCTGGACGGAACTGGCGCACAGCAAAACCGGCATCGATATTAATCCCGGCGCAAAAATCGGTGAAAATTTCTTCATGGATCACGGCACCGGCATCGTCATCGGTGAAACCACGGTCATCGGAAATAATGTTAAAATTTATCAGGGCGTTACCTTAGGCGCACATTTTGTCGCTAAGGAACTGGCGAATGTAAAGCGGCATCCGACTATAGAAAACGGCGCGGTGATTTACGCCAATGCCACTATTTTAGGCGGTGACACGGTGATTGGTGAAAATTCCGTCATCGGTGGAAACGTTTGGATTACCCAAAGTGTCCCGGCGAATTCGGTGGTTTTTCACAAAGGTCAGGTAACGGTGAAAAATAAATTTCCGGGAAACGAACCCATTATTTTCAGTATTTAA